Proteins found in one Oryza glaberrima chromosome 4, OglaRS2, whole genome shotgun sequence genomic segment:
- the LOC127771522 gene encoding uncharacterized protein LOC127771522 codes for MAGYRRTISFPAPRPAAFAIGATARDKLAAAYHVRSASLPCRFHPLVVQLDDDVAALRLVIGQSPPAAPSASSVSAAASQVGRVLVSLSELLHHPQAQEPLRRLGRSTFAERLLDDFLRLADAHGSFREALVGLSALQAETRAALRRGDPARLASAARAQRRAGRDLPRLAAAARAVVSKSPAQLPEDLPADTAAIAAAVADATIAVASGSAAVFSGLSSLSNSAAAARVEVASTPCWVTAPARLTASSDEPSTSHHRIWWVADLVRWMSRAKRRSAKKQNDGGGDDGESSTVQLRSESRVKPEEKARRAAFERHENLERCIASVDSSGEKVFRALVNTRVSLLNILSPSF; via the coding sequence ATGGCCGGGTACCGCCGCACCATCTCATTCCCGGCGCCCAGGCCCGCCGCCTTCGCGATCGGCGCGACCGCGAGGGACAAGCTGGCTGCCGCGTACCACGTCCGCTCGGCCAGCCTCCCCTGCCGCTTCCACCCGCTGGTGGTGCagctcgacgacgacgtcgcggcGCTGCGCCTGGTGATCGGCCAGTCTCCTCCCGCCGCGCCGTCCGCGTCGTCcgtctcggcggcggcgtcgcaggTCGGGAGGGTGCTCGTGTCGCTCTCGGAGCTGCTGCACCACCCGCAGGCGCAGGAGCCGCTGCGCAGGCTCGGGCGGTCCACGTTCGCGGAGCGGCTGCTCGACGacttcctccgcctcgccgacgcGCACGGCAGCTTCCGGGAGGCGCTGGTCGGGCTCTCCGCGCTCCAGGCCGAGACGCGCGCCGCGCTCCGGCGCGGCGATCCCGCGCGGCTGGcgtccgcggcgcgcgcgcagcGACGAGCCGGGCGCGACCtgccccgcctcgccgccgccgctcgcgccgtgGTGAGCAAATCACCCGCGCAGCTACCGGAGGACCTCCCGGCCGACACCGCAGCCATCGCGGCCGCAGTCGCTGACGCGACGATCGCCGTGGCATCCGGCTCCGCGGCCGTCTTCTCtggcctctcctccctctccaactccgccgccgccgcccgtgtcGAGGTCGCCTCCACGCCGTGCTGGGTCACCGCCCCGGCAAGACTGACCGCCTCGTCGGACGAACCAAGCACCAGCCACCATCGCATATGGTGGGTGGCCGACCTCGTTCGTTGGATGTCGCGCGCCAAACGGCGTTCCGCCAAGAAAcaaaacgacggcggcggcgacgacggcgagtcgTCCACCGTGCAGCTCCGATCTGAGTCCCGCGTGAAGCCAGAGGAGAAGGCGCGGAGAGCGGCATTCGAGCGCCATGAGAACTTAGAGCGGTGCATCGCCAGCGTCGACAGCAGCGGCGAGAAGGTGTTCCGTGCTCTTGTCAACACTCGAGTCTCCTTGCTCAACATTCTGAGCCCAAGCTTCTGA